From Nitrospirota bacterium, one genomic window encodes:
- the rnc gene encoding ribonuclease III — MTSASSIDSLQSSLGYRFKAFALLEEALTHSSLVNEQKSVSPQHNERLEFLGDAVLSLVMSEYLASALPQSSEGALSKLKAQLVSEASLAAVARRLSLGEHLKLGRGEDRSKGREKDSLLADALEAVLAAVHLDGGFDASRTVTRHIFAEELVNVAAQQEQPGAGDYKTQFQEWCQKRYDTLPRYATVRESGPDHQKLFEVELSIQGEVVGMGSGRSKKEAEQQAAKQALEQVGR; from the coding sequence ATGACGTCGGCTTCTTCCATCGACTCGCTCCAATCCTCCTTAGGTTATCGATTCAAGGCCTTTGCCTTGCTCGAGGAAGCCTTGACACATTCTTCTCTCGTCAACGAACAGAAATCGGTTTCGCCTCAGCATAACGAGCGGCTCGAATTTCTCGGCGACGCCGTGCTGTCGCTGGTAATGAGTGAGTATCTCGCGTCCGCATTACCGCAGTCTTCAGAGGGAGCCCTCTCGAAGTTGAAAGCACAATTGGTGAGTGAAGCTTCGCTTGCGGCTGTGGCTCGACGGTTGAGCCTGGGTGAGCATCTGAAGCTGGGCCGCGGGGAAGACCGTTCGAAAGGCCGGGAGAAAGACTCGCTGTTGGCCGATGCGCTGGAGGCGGTGCTGGCCGCTGTTCATCTTGACGGAGGGTTCGACGCAAGCCGCACGGTGACGCGCCATATTTTCGCAGAGGAGCTTGTGAATGTTGCTGCGCAGCAGGAACAGCCTGGAGCCGGCGACTACAAGACGCAGTTTCAGGAATGGTGCCAAAAGCGGTATGACACCTTGCCCCGCTATGCGACCGTTCGAGAATCAGGTCCCGATCATCAGAAGTTATTCGAGGTAGAATTGTCCATCCAAGGCGAGGTCGTGGGCATGGGGTCAGGACGAAGCAAAAAAGAAGCAGAGCAACAGGCGGCGAAGCAGGCCCTCGAACAGGTAGGGCGCTAA
- a CDS encoding peptidylprolyl isomerase — MMQRRVMVGRMAMMLVLGVSLFWAMGTVSAADKVPAVKAEGAKGPRAIIATRFGEIEVTFFPDKAPEHVKNFISLAKSGFYNGTIFHRVIPGFMIQGGDPNTKDLNKPETYGQGGPSHRLKAEFNEIPHRRGILSMARTSDPNSAGSQFYIVVKDSNFLDGQYTVFGEVVRGMEVADKIVSTPRNNRDLPNERVEITVTVVE, encoded by the coding sequence ATGATGCAGCGACGAGTGATGGTAGGACGTATGGCGATGATGCTGGTGTTGGGCGTAAGTCTGTTTTGGGCAATGGGCACAGTCTCCGCGGCCGATAAGGTTCCGGCAGTGAAAGCGGAAGGGGCAAAAGGTCCACGAGCGATTATTGCCACGAGGTTTGGCGAAATCGAGGTCACGTTTTTCCCAGACAAGGCCCCTGAACATGTCAAAAACTTTATTTCGTTGGCGAAATCTGGATTCTACAACGGGACCATCTTTCATCGGGTGATTCCCGGGTTCATGATCCAGGGCGGTGATCCCAACACCAAAGATCTGAACAAGCCGGAGACCTATGGCCAGGGGGGGCCGAGTCATCGGCTGAAAGCGGAATTTAATGAGATTCCTCACCGGCGAGGGATTCTCTCCATGGCTCGTACGAGCGATCCCAATAGCGCCGGGTCACAGTTCTATATTGTCGTGAAGGATTCGAATTTTCTCGATGGGCAGTACACGGTGTTTGGCGAAGTGGTGAGGGGGATGGAGGTGGCGGATAAGATTGTCAGCACACCGAGGAACAACCGTGACCTTCCGAATGAGCGTGTGGAAATAACGGTTACGGTGGTCGAGTAG
- a CDS encoding peptidylprolyl isomerase — MIRDGGTMRSILLCGLVLAIGLLTGCGGKAEVKPVVPPPAPGPRAIIKTKFGEIHFKFYPDVAPNHVANFIKLAKSGFYDGTIFHRVIPGFMIQGGDPNTKNSLRKETYGAGGPKDEKGNPILLKAEFSDTPHKRGIVSMARATEPDTAGSQFFIVVEPSHFLDGKYTAFGEVTKGLGIADRIVSLPKNDHDLPNERIEMTVAIVE, encoded by the coding sequence ATGATACGCGATGGGGGCACCATGAGGAGCATTTTGCTCTGCGGGCTGGTATTGGCGATCGGCCTGCTCACCGGCTGTGGAGGAAAGGCGGAGGTGAAACCGGTTGTGCCTCCTCCTGCCCCTGGCCCGAGGGCCATCATCAAGACCAAGTTCGGCGAGATTCACTTCAAATTCTATCCCGATGTGGCTCCGAACCATGTTGCAAATTTCATCAAGCTGGCCAAGTCTGGCTTTTACGATGGGACAATTTTTCACCGGGTCATTCCCGGGTTCATGATTCAGGGCGGTGATCCCAATACCAAGAACTCGTTGCGTAAGGAGACGTACGGGGCTGGTGGGCCGAAGGATGAGAAGGGGAATCCCATCCTCCTCAAGGCGGAGTTTAGTGATACCCCTCACAAGCGCGGTATTGTGTCGATGGCACGAGCGACGGAGCCCGATACCGCGGGGTCGCAATTTTTCATTGTGGTCGAACCCTCTCACTTCCTCGACGGGAAGTACACGGCATTCGGCGAGGTCACTAAGGGCCTTGGTATCGCCGATAGGATCGTGAGTTTGCCAAAAAACGATCACGATCTGCCGAACGAGCGGATCGAGATGACGGTGGCGATTGTCGAATAG
- a CDS encoding PilZ domain-containing protein, with amino-acid sequence MSQEKEQKIRKARRVELRCTIGFSSGELEGDATVTNISTAGCRAESDINMAEGLDVHVLLHLPDQSPPVKVERASVRWVSGNAFGLNFILFFPSERARLRALLENIQ; translated from the coding sequence ATGAGTCAAGAGAAAGAACAAAAGATCAGGAAAGCACGCAGGGTAGAGCTGCGTTGCACGATCGGATTTTCTTCGGGGGAGCTCGAAGGGGACGCCACGGTCACGAACATCTCGACAGCCGGCTGTCGAGCCGAATCCGACATCAATATGGCCGAAGGGCTCGACGTGCACGTCCTGCTTCACCTTCCAGACCAATCACCACCGGTGAAGGTCGAGCGGGCCTCGGTACGTTGGGTCTCAGGCAACGCGTTCGGCCTCAATTTCATCCTCTTCTTCCCGTCCGAGCGAGCCCGCCTCCGCGCACTCCTCGAGAACATCCAATAG
- the folD gene encoding bifunctional methylenetetrahydrofolate dehydrogenase/methenyltetrahydrofolate cyclohydrolase FolD, producing the protein MAARLIDGKALALQVRARLATESAAVLAKIGMRPGLATILVGDDPASHQYVKSKQKACEEAGIYIDDHKLPASTTQAELLALIEKKNADPKIHGILVQLPLPKHIESRVVLEAVSPNKDADGFHPYNFGRLVEGSPVFEACTPKGVIKMIESIGVGIEGKRAVVLGRSNIVGKPLALMLLQRNATVTICHSKTKDLAAVCREAELLLVAIGKAKFVTADMVREGAVVIDVGTNRWTDGKLCGDVDFESVSQKAGWISPVPGGVGPMTIAMLLENTVESAKRMAGML; encoded by the coding sequence GTGGCAGCACGATTGATCGACGGCAAAGCATTGGCATTGCAAGTACGGGCGCGGTTGGCAACGGAATCGGCGGCGGTCCTCGCGAAGATCGGGATGAGGCCAGGGTTGGCCACGATTTTGGTGGGTGACGATCCCGCGTCACATCAGTATGTGAAGAGCAAACAGAAGGCCTGTGAAGAGGCAGGCATCTATATTGACGACCACAAGTTGCCTGCGAGCACGACGCAGGCCGAGTTGCTGGCGTTGATCGAAAAGAAAAACGCCGACCCGAAGATCCACGGCATTCTGGTGCAGCTCCCTTTGCCGAAACATATCGAGAGCCGGGTGGTCCTCGAGGCCGTGTCGCCGAATAAGGATGCCGACGGGTTCCATCCCTATAATTTCGGCAGGCTGGTCGAAGGAAGTCCGGTGTTTGAGGCCTGCACCCCCAAGGGTGTCATCAAGATGATTGAGTCTATCGGTGTGGGCATTGAGGGGAAACGTGCGGTGGTGTTGGGCCGCAGCAATATTGTCGGAAAGCCGTTGGCCCTCATGCTCTTGCAGCGCAATGCCACCGTGACGATTTGTCATTCCAAGACCAAGGATCTGGCCGCGGTCTGTCGTGAGGCGGAGTTGTTGCTCGTCGCGATCGGGAAGGCCAAGTTTGTGACGGCCGACATGGTGCGAGAAGGAGCGGTCGTGATCGACGTGGGCACCAATCGGTGGACAGATGGGAAGCTCTGCGGCGATGTCGACTTTGAGTCGGTCAGTCAGAAGGCCGGCTGGATTAGTCCTGTGCCAGGTGGCGTAGGGCCGATGACGATCGCGATGTTGCTGGAGAATACGGTGGAGTCGGCCAAACGTATGGCCGGAATGCTGTGA
- a CDS encoding methylenetetrahydrofolate reductase, whose product MSREPKRLREILDQGQFAVTIEYNPPKGTNISSVLENAKALVGRVHGVNVTDNTAAVVRAGSLSVCRLLYELGHDPVMQMTCRDRNRIAMQSDLMGASMLGIRNILCLTGDYPTVGDHKDAKPVYDLDSVQVMQLVQGLNNGRDMAGNKLDGSTAFSIGGAVTPEADPLGPMLAKFELKVKAGAQFFQTQAIYHPEQFASFMKAVRPFKAKVLAGILVLRNAKMAEFMNANIPGVSVPQDMIDELRAAGPERAEDVGVDIAVRTIKAVRPYCDGVHIMAIKATHRLSDIITRAEVG is encoded by the coding sequence ATGAGTCGAGAGCCAAAACGACTACGAGAAATCCTTGATCAGGGGCAGTTCGCTGTCACGATTGAGTACAATCCCCCCAAAGGCACGAACATCTCCTCGGTGCTAGAGAACGCCAAGGCCCTGGTCGGGCGTGTGCATGGGGTGAACGTGACGGACAACACGGCCGCCGTCGTGCGGGCCGGGTCTCTCTCCGTGTGCCGCCTCCTCTACGAACTTGGCCACGATCCGGTCATGCAGATGACCTGCCGGGATCGGAATCGGATTGCCATGCAGTCGGACCTCATGGGCGCGTCCATGCTCGGTATCCGCAATATTCTCTGTCTCACCGGGGACTACCCGACCGTGGGAGACCACAAGGACGCGAAGCCCGTGTACGATCTCGATTCGGTTCAGGTCATGCAGCTGGTGCAGGGGCTGAACAATGGGCGGGATATGGCCGGCAATAAGCTGGATGGCTCCACGGCCTTTTCGATCGGCGGCGCTGTGACGCCGGAAGCAGACCCCCTGGGTCCCATGCTCGCCAAGTTCGAACTGAAAGTAAAGGCCGGCGCGCAGTTCTTCCAGACGCAGGCGATCTACCATCCTGAGCAGTTTGCGTCCTTCATGAAGGCGGTGCGCCCGTTTAAGGCCAAGGTGCTGGCGGGCATCCTCGTGCTTCGGAACGCCAAGATGGCGGAGTTCATGAACGCGAATATTCCCGGTGTGTCGGTCCCACAGGATATGATCGACGAACTCAGGGCCGCCGGTCCCGAGCGCGCGGAGGATGTCGGCGTGGACATCGCGGTGCGGACGATCAAGGCGGTACGGCCCTACTGCGACGGGGTGCATATTATGGCGATCAAGGCCACACATCGGTTGTCCGACATCATCACCAGAGCAGAAGTGGGTTGA
- the panB gene encoding 3-methyl-2-oxobutanoate hydroxymethyltransferase, translating into MTIPEFQRQKRDKKKLTVVTAYDALFTRIVEQAGIEAILVGDSLGVVVQGQANTLSVTMEEMLYHTKLVAGAAQRALVIGDMPFMSYQASQEDALRNAGRFLQAGAQAVKLEGGVAVVDRVAAITSIGIPVMGHLGMTPQSVHRYGGYKVQGKESDQARLLLSDAKALEAAGAFAIVLEAIPAELAKTLTEQLTIPTIGIGAGPHCDGQVLVLYDLLGLFDDFVPKFVKPYAHLKADVLQALKRYKEEVEQGKFPTDSESYH; encoded by the coding sequence ATGACGATCCCCGAGTTTCAGCGGCAGAAGCGCGACAAGAAAAAACTTACCGTCGTGACGGCCTACGACGCGCTGTTCACCCGCATTGTCGAGCAGGCCGGCATTGAAGCGATCCTGGTCGGGGATTCATTGGGCGTGGTCGTGCAGGGGCAGGCCAATACGCTCTCTGTGACGATGGAGGAGATGCTCTACCACACGAAGCTCGTCGCCGGGGCGGCCCAGCGGGCGCTGGTCATCGGCGATATGCCCTTCATGTCCTATCAAGCCAGTCAGGAAGACGCGCTTCGCAATGCGGGACGGTTTCTGCAGGCCGGGGCTCAGGCCGTCAAGCTGGAGGGGGGCGTCGCGGTAGTCGATCGAGTGGCCGCGATTACCAGTATCGGTATCCCGGTCATGGGCCATCTCGGCATGACGCCTCAATCGGTTCATCGGTATGGCGGGTACAAAGTGCAGGGAAAAGAGTCGGACCAGGCGCGTCTCTTATTGAGCGATGCCAAGGCGCTTGAAGCAGCCGGCGCTTTTGCGATCGTGCTTGAAGCGATTCCCGCCGAGCTGGCCAAGACGCTTACAGAGCAATTGACCATTCCGACGATTGGGATCGGGGCCGGCCCGCACTGTGACGGCCAAGTTCTAGTGCTCTACGATCTCCTCGGACTGTTCGACGACTTCGTGCCGAAGTTCGTCAAACCCTATGCCCATCTCAAAGCCGATGTACTTCAAGCATTAAAGCGTTACAAAGAAGAAGTCGAGCAAGGCAAGTTTCCCACCGATTCAGAAAGTTACCACTAG
- a CDS encoding DUF309 domain-containing protein, producing the protein MIEPQPPDPTWPRYSTRPFPSYRFLPGNNPHPRRNPLGHSYGQPDPTLLTFPREHWQRSEDYLQGIDLYNYAYWWECHEVLEGLWHAAGHGTEQGNFFQALIQLAAANLKRFLGHEQAAQKLARSGLVRLQHLPRLYMGIDVIALAEQYGTRSTPFVNATPYQIHLTT; encoded by the coding sequence GTGATAGAGCCTCAGCCTCCTGATCCGACTTGGCCTCGTTACTCCACGAGGCCATTTCCATCCTATCGATTCCTTCCGGGGAATAATCCACACCCTCGGCGCAATCCCCTCGGCCATTCCTACGGTCAGCCGGATCCGACGCTCCTCACCTTTCCACGAGAACATTGGCAGCGGTCAGAGGATTACCTCCAGGGAATCGATCTCTACAACTACGCCTACTGGTGGGAATGCCACGAAGTGCTTGAAGGTCTTTGGCATGCCGCAGGCCATGGCACCGAACAAGGAAATTTCTTCCAAGCCCTCATCCAGCTCGCCGCCGCGAATCTCAAGCGATTCCTCGGCCATGAACAAGCCGCACAGAAACTTGCGCGGAGCGGGCTTGTCCGACTCCAACACCTGCCTCGACTCTATATGGGAATCGATGTCATCGCGTTAGCTGAACAGTACGGGACTCGTTCAACACCCTTCGTGAATGCAACGCCCTATCAAATCCACCTTACGACGTGA
- a CDS encoding symmetrical bis(5'-nucleosyl)-tetraphosphatase, translating to MAIYAIGDIQGCLDPFRRLLDRISFDPRTDRLWLAGDLVNRGPESLALLRFVHGLGNAAQIVLGNHDLFLLAIAEGIATLRHKDTIHDILNADDRDELIAWLRRQPLHHREGSFLMVHAGLLPQWTIDEAVGLAREVETVLAGPNYRLFLQSLFHGPAPQWDPSLTGPERLVSIARVFTRLRTCTPTGEMSGFSGPPDQTPAGYFPWFRIPNRKQTETTVIFGHWAALGLHIEPNLLAIDSGCVWGKELTAVRLHDRHIFQVTGTQRA from the coding sequence ATGGCTATTTACGCAATCGGCGACATTCAAGGCTGCCTCGATCCATTCAGACGGCTCCTTGATCGGATTTCGTTCGATCCCCGAACAGATCGATTGTGGCTGGCCGGAGACCTCGTCAATCGAGGCCCTGAATCTCTCGCCCTCCTCCGATTCGTGCATGGGCTCGGCAATGCCGCCCAGATCGTACTGGGCAACCACGATCTCTTCTTGCTCGCAATCGCCGAAGGCATTGCCACGTTACGACACAAGGATACGATTCACGACATCTTAAACGCCGACGATCGCGATGAGCTGATCGCCTGGCTTCGCCGCCAACCGCTCCATCATCGCGAGGGATCGTTCCTGATGGTTCACGCGGGACTCCTCCCGCAATGGACCATTGATGAGGCCGTCGGCTTGGCGCGTGAGGTCGAGACCGTGCTGGCAGGCCCGAACTATCGTCTGTTCCTCCAGAGCCTGTTTCATGGACCGGCGCCACAATGGGATCCATCGCTGACAGGGCCGGAGAGGCTGGTGAGTATCGCGCGTGTCTTCACCAGACTACGCACCTGCACCCCCACCGGTGAGATGTCCGGGTTCTCCGGCCCACCAGATCAAACGCCAGCCGGCTATTTCCCCTGGTTTCGAATTCCAAACCGGAAACAGACCGAGACCACGGTGATCTTCGGACATTGGGCTGCGTTGGGATTGCACATCGAACCCAACCTATTGGCCATCGACAGTGGCTGCGTATGGGGCAAAGAACTGACTGCGGTGCGGCTGCACGATCGCCACATCTTCCAGGTCACGGGCACCCAACGAGCATAA
- the queF gene encoding preQ(1) synthase, whose product MKRKTTKRPSKTTALGYNEDHAKSGITAPLPDIETFPNQYKGYEITIEIPEYTAICPKTGLPDFGTITVHYRPNKECLELKSLKMYLHAYRNLGIFYENAVNRILHDVVKACRPTWARVTGTFAARGGLRSIIEAKYP is encoded by the coding sequence GTGAAACGTAAGACGACAAAACGACCATCAAAAACCACCGCACTCGGCTACAACGAGGATCATGCAAAGAGCGGGATTACCGCTCCTTTGCCGGATATCGAGACATTCCCGAATCAGTATAAGGGGTATGAGATCACGATCGAGATCCCTGAATATACCGCCATCTGCCCCAAGACCGGCCTTCCGGACTTCGGCACCATTACGGTGCATTACAGGCCAAACAAAGAATGCCTGGAACTGAAGTCATTGAAAATGTACCTCCACGCGTACAGAAATCTCGGAATCTTCTACGAGAACGCCGTCAACCGTATCCTGCACGATGTCGTGAAGGCCTGCCGACCTACGTGGGCCAGAGTAACCGGCACCTTCGCCGCCCGTGGTGGGCTCCGAAGCATCATTGAGGCGAAATATCCGTGA
- a CDS encoding methylenetetrahydrofolate reductase C-terminal domain-containing protein: MSTRVIIPGEDDGAQQAGGVHKRPPIPDNSLKAECPKFMSHGPCGGVRKGGFCEVYPEMACPWVTLYIQLEKIGQVEWMKQV; encoded by the coding sequence ATGTCGACACGCGTAATCATTCCCGGCGAAGACGACGGCGCGCAGCAGGCCGGTGGGGTCCATAAACGCCCCCCGATTCCTGATAATTCGCTCAAAGCTGAATGTCCCAAATTCATGAGCCACGGCCCCTGCGGAGGCGTTCGCAAGGGGGGATTTTGTGAGGTCTACCCCGAAATGGCATGCCCCTGGGTGACTCTCTATATTCAGTTAGAAAAAATTGGCCAGGTAGAATGGATGAAACAAGTTTGA
- a CDS encoding thiamine pyrophosphate-dependent enzyme — protein MSLDYVKFSGGFEKFMPKEYRDMVEHGPFGKKISVSQMGSFKEILEEHPMCAGCAMTLFIRLAIIAFPNPEDTITVGTAGCGRLAISQAAIPFVYGNYGDQNGVASGLSRGLRLRFGDKPKDVVVIAGDGGTADIGFQQVLHSWFRKERFTTIMLDNEVYGNTGGQESGMTNRGAVLKMAPLGKKFEKMDMLQMAKVAGCAYVATVVPNNPRRVESVIKKAVLIAREVGSTYIQAYTSCNIEYAIPTDKVMEDAKTVENDRYQFTEYVSEEAKQYLTERYGYKDYLPKPAAPAAAIPNKA, from the coding sequence ATGAGTCTTGACTATGTGAAGTTTTCAGGCGGATTTGAAAAGTTCATGCCCAAGGAATATCGGGACATGGTTGAGCATGGACCTTTCGGCAAGAAAATTTCCGTTTCCCAAATGGGCAGCTTTAAGGAAATTCTCGAAGAGCATCCCATGTGCGCCGGCTGCGCGATGACCCTGTTCATCCGGCTGGCCATCATTGCATTCCCCAACCCAGAAGACACCATTACAGTTGGAACGGCTGGCTGCGGTCGGTTGGCCATTTCTCAGGCTGCGATTCCCTTTGTGTACGGTAACTACGGCGACCAGAACGGCGTGGCGAGCGGACTCTCTCGTGGCCTCCGTCTGCGGTTCGGCGACAAGCCGAAGGATGTGGTCGTCATTGCAGGAGACGGCGGTACGGCGGATATCGGCTTCCAGCAGGTCCTCCATTCCTGGTTCCGCAAGGAACGGTTCACCACGATTATGTTGGACAACGAAGTGTACGGCAACACCGGTGGTCAGGAGAGCGGCATGACCAACCGTGGTGCCGTGCTGAAGATGGCCCCGTTGGGGAAGAAGTTCGAGAAGATGGACATGTTGCAGATGGCCAAGGTTGCCGGCTGCGCCTATGTGGCGACCGTGGTTCCGAACAATCCACGCCGCGTCGAGAGCGTCATTAAGAAGGCCGTATTGATCGCCCGCGAAGTGGGCTCGACCTACATTCAAGCCTACACCTCTTGCAACATCGAGTACGCGATTCCGACCGACAAGGTGATGGAAGACGCGAAGACCGTTGAGAACGATCGGTATCAGTTCACGGAGTACGTGAGCGAAGAGGCCAAGCAGTATCTGACCGAGCGATATGGCTACAAAGATTATCTTCCGAAGCCGGCTGCTCCTGCTGCCGCAATTCCAAACAAGGCTTAA
- a CDS encoding 2-oxoacid:acceptor oxidoreductase family protein codes for MAKRFNIRMAGVGGQGVVTGSHILSTAVIHAGGESTIVPFYGSEKRMAPVESYVRVSDEPIYEIGEITFPHIIIIFHPQVITHGKSYTMPFYFGLKEDGIALINNDGPMSLHRDQQRELEERRAKLYYFPATKLSLEVAGMDLCTNMALMGCIGAITGLTSVEALEQSVKDRFLGKGFVVSGGTAALDSVVERKFKKKQELIDKNVAVIQAGWNYAVDHGWAASTVKRSEVRATVSA; via the coding sequence ATGGCAAAGCGCTTCAACATTCGGATGGCGGGAGTCGGCGGTCAAGGTGTCGTGACAGGGTCGCACATTCTGAGTACCGCCGTGATTCATGCCGGCGGCGAAAGCACGATCGTCCCATTTTATGGGTCGGAAAAGCGGATGGCACCGGTCGAGAGTTACGTCCGCGTGTCGGATGAACCGATCTATGAGATCGGGGAAATCACGTTCCCACATATCATCATTATTTTCCATCCCCAGGTTATTACTCACGGCAAGTCGTACACGATGCCGTTTTACTTCGGATTGAAGGAAGACGGGATTGCGTTGATCAACAACGACGGCCCGATGTCCCTTCATCGAGACCAGCAGCGTGAGTTGGAAGAGCGCCGTGCGAAGCTCTATTACTTCCCGGCCACCAAGCTGTCGCTCGAAGTCGCAGGAATGGACCTCTGTACGAATATGGCCTTGATGGGTTGCATCGGCGCGATCACGGGGTTGACCTCGGTTGAAGCCTTGGAGCAGTCGGTAAAGGATCGGTTCCTTGGTAAAGGATTTGTCGTTTCAGGCGGCACCGCGGCCTTGGATAGCGTGGTCGAACGGAAATTCAAAAAGAAGCAGGAATTGATCGACAAGAACGTGGCGGTGATTCAGGCCGGTTGGAACTACGCAGTCGATCACGGTTGGGCTGCGTCGACGGTTAAGCGGTCGGAAGTCCGTGCGACGGTCAGCGCCTAA
- a CDS encoding carbon monoxide dehydrogenase beta subunit family protein, with amino-acid sequence MATTPDTRERIIVPGPAGFHPPSAAQLGVALPDPGEGLYYGLLEPNEDKVIEEMARKMLTSPNATIFPGPLVLWAWNEHAIEKAKAVLEIAAQIPNVMIIPMPDYRPKYPKIDPEEVINPNHPNLTIWGNKIEACIFIGVHCHYANLTLKMIRAGTNCLTMAICAEQGHEDAMLTIRDSDIVKLKKTAQVFKRVREEMGIKLPENGENVRFTGTQARVHGGKTHTNPLTFAPVTVGVAGAAAFGHSAEQMKREG; translated from the coding sequence GTGGCAACGACGCCTGATACAAGAGAACGCATCATTGTTCCGGGTCCAGCCGGATTCCATCCGCCGTCGGCGGCTCAGTTAGGAGTCGCGCTGCCAGACCCAGGGGAAGGGCTTTATTACGGATTGCTGGAGCCCAATGAAGACAAGGTCATCGAAGAGATGGCCCGTAAAATGTTGACGAGCCCCAATGCCACAATTTTCCCGGGACCGCTGGTCCTTTGGGCGTGGAACGAGCATGCCATTGAAAAGGCTAAGGCGGTGCTGGAGATTGCCGCTCAGATTCCCAATGTCATGATCATCCCCATGCCGGATTATCGGCCGAAGTATCCAAAAATCGATCCAGAAGAGGTCATCAATCCGAACCACCCCAACCTCACAATTTGGGGCAATAAGATTGAAGCCTGTATTTTCATCGGCGTGCATTGCCATTATGCCAACTTGACGTTGAAAATGATCCGCGCGGGGACGAATTGTCTGACGATGGCGATCTGTGCGGAGCAGGGGCATGAAGATGCCATGCTGACGATTCGGGATTCGGATATCGTCAAGTTGAAGAAGACCGCTCAGGTCTTCAAGCGGGTGCGCGAGGAAATGGGCATCAAGCTGCCGGAGAACGGCGAAAACGTGCGTTTTACCGGGACGCAAGCAAGAGTCCATGGTGGAAAAACTCACACGAACCCCCTCACCTTTGCCCCCGTGACGGTGGGCGTTGCCGGTGCGGCCGCCTTCGGCCATTCCGCCGAGCAGATGAAGCGTGAAGGCTAA